From the genome of Gemmatimonadota bacterium:
CGCGGGCACGACGCCCGCATACCGTCGCCAACCGGCGATGGCGCCCCATCGCCGACCGGCGACGGTACACCCTCGTCTTCCATCACCCGTCCTATCAGCCGCGACATCATCTCCCTGACTCCCCCTGTCGAGCGCGCGATCCTGGTCGGCGCGCCGCGCAAGGGAACGCAGGCCCGTCATCACGTCGATGAGCACCTCGAGGAACTCGAGCGGCTCGCCGACACCGCGGGCGCCCAGGTGATCGGGAGGCTGACCCAGCAGATCGATCGCCCGCACCCTGGGACGTACCTCGGGAAGGGGAAGATCGACGAGCTGCGCCAGCGCGTCTCGGACGAGGCGGCGACGCTGGTGATCTTCGACGACGAGCTGTCGCCGGCCCAGGGGAAGAACATCGAGGAGCTGGTCGGGAAGCGCGTGATGGATCGCGCCGAGTTGATCCTCGACATCTTCGCCACGCGTGCGCGCTCGCGCGAGGCGAAGATGCAGGTCGAGCTGGCGCAGCTCACCTACATGCTCCCGCGCCTCACGCGCATGTGGACCCACCTGGAGAAGTTCCGCGGCGGTATCGGCATGCGCGGCCCTGGTGAAACGCAGCTGGAGACCGACCGCCGTCTCATCGGCCACCGGATTCGCGTACTCAAGGAGCGATTGGCCGAGGTGCAGCGCACCCGTGAGGTGCAACGCCATGGGCGGCGCGGGGAGTTCCGCGCGGCCCTCGTGGGCTACACCAACGCCGGAAAGTCCTCGATCCTGCGCGCGATGTCGGGGAGCGACGACATCTTCGTCGAGGATCGCCTCTTCGCGACGCTCGACCCGCTCTCGCGCGAGGTCGATCTCGGGGAAGGGCAGCGTGTCGTGCTCACCGACACGGTCGGGTTCATCCGCAAGCTCCCGCACCACCTGGTGGCGTCGTTCCGCGCAACGCTCGAAGAATTGCACGAGGCCGACCTGCTGCTGCACGTGATCGACGCGTCGCACCCCTCGTGGGAGGAACAGCGCGAGGTGGTCGACGACGTCATCGCTGACCTCGGCGCGCACGAGAAGCCGATGCTGTACGTCTTCAACAAGAGCGACAACCTCACGCCGGGCGAGGTCGAGGGGCTGGGGACGCGCGTGCAGCATCTCTTCCCCCACTCCGTCGTGGTGTCGTCGGTCGCACCGGGGGGGCTCGATCCGCTGCGCGAGGTGCTGCGCGAACGCGTGCGTCGATTCAAGCCGATGGTCGAGCTGCGCCTTGGTCATGGCGACGGAAAGCTGCTCGCCGAGCTGCACCGGACGGGCGAGGTCCTGGCGCAGCGCCACACGGAAGAGGGGATGTTCGTCCAGGTTCGACTGGACGAGGCGGCGCTCGGCCGGGCGCTGCGGGCCGGGGCGTCGGTGGTCGGCGCTGGAACAACCGCTGGCGCCAGCGCCTGAGCCGACTGACCTCGGCCCGGGCGTCGCACTTACTTTTCGCACATGCCAAGAGCACTCATCACCGGGATCACCGGGCAGGACGGCTCGTACCTTGCCGAACTCCTGCTCGAGAAGGGGTACGAGGTCCACGGACTCGTGCGACGCGCGTCCACGTTCAACCGCGGGCGCATCGACCACCTCGCGGTGGGGCCGTCGCACACCACGGGACGGTTGCACCTGCACTACGGCGACATGGCCGACGGCTCGTCGATGCGTCGCGTCGTCGAGTCCACCATGCCCGATGAGGTCTACAACCTGGCGGCGCAGTCGCACGTCCGCGTCTCGTTCGACCAGCCGGAGTACACCGCGGACATCGTGGCCACCGGGACGTTGCGCCTGTTGGAGGCCGTGCGGGAGCACATCGACCGCACCGGACGCCAGGTGAAGTTCTATCAGGCGGGATCGTCGGAGATGTTCGGGGCGACCGCGCCGCCGCAGCGGGAAACCACGCCGTTCCACCCGCGCTCGCCCTACGCGGTGAGCAAGCTCGCCGCGCACTGGTTCTCGGTGAACCACCGCGAGGCGTTCGGGATGTTCTGCTGCAACGGGATCCTGTTCAATCACGAGTCGCCGCGGCGCGGCGAGTCGTTCGTCACGCGGAAGATCTCGCTGGCCGTGGCCCGCATCGCCACCGGGACGCAGCAGAAGCTGGCGTTAGGCAACCTGGATGCACGGCGCGACTGGGGCTTTGCGGGCGACTACGTAGACGCCATGTGGCGGATGCTGCAGCAACCGTGGCCCGACGACTACGTGGTGGCGACCGGCGAGTCCCATTCGGTAAAGGAATTCGTGCAGGCCGCCTTCGCCCACGTGAACCTCGAATGGGAACGCTACGTCTCGCTGGATGAGAAGTACCTGCGCCCGTCGGAAGTCGACCACCTGCTGGGCGACGCGTCGAAGGCGCGCGAGAAGCTGGGGTGGAGTCCGACTGTGAGCTTCGAGGGGCTGGTGTCGATGATGGTCGACGCCGACCTCAAGGTCGCCGAGCGGGAGGCGCGGGTCGGGCGCTGACCCGCGCCGGCGAGGGATTCACCCCGCCGGCGGCCGACGGATAAACGAAACGCCCCTCGAAGCCGAGGGGCGTTTGACGTATCGAGAGTGGTCGCACAGGGACTCGAACCCCGGACCTCTGGTATGTGAGACCAGCGCTCTAACCAGCTGAGCTATGCGACCGGAACCTCGCGCCGACCCGCCGCGCGAGGGATCGGTACGTTAATGGGTCATCGGGGAGGGTGGTAGTAGGGGCCGGCGCTTTCGTCTGCGGCGGTGGCCTCGGTGCGCCGGCGCACTCGGTGGGTCCTTCGTGCGTGTTGGCGGCGCAGGTCGGCGTGCGCCCTTTCGCACCACCTCGCGGCGGGGGAGATTGCCGCTCCCCGATGCCGTGTGCCCCGCGTATCACCCCCGATGGCGCTCCTCTCCTTCCTCGATCGCGACCGTACCATCGCGCCCGCCGGCTTCTCGCGGTGGCGCGTCCCCCCGGCGGCGCTGGCGATCCACCTCGCCATCGGGCAGGCGTACGCGTTCAGCGTCTTCAACCTTCCGCTGTCGACGCTCAAGGGGATCACGTCGCGCGCGCCCGGCGACTGGGCGTTGACGACCATCGGCTGGATCTTCTCCGTCGCGATCGTCTTCCTCGGGCTCTCGGCCTTCACCTTCGGGCGATGGTTGGAGCAGGCCGGGCCGCGCAAAGCGATGTTTGCGTCGGCGGCGTGCTTCGGCGGCGGTTTCCTCGTCGCGGCGCTCGGCGTGCAGCTGCACGAGTTCTGGCTCGTGGTGCTGGGCTACGGCGTGATTGGCGGGATCGGGCTGGGGCTTGGCTACATCTCCCCGGTGTCGACGCTGATCAAGTGGTTCCCCGACCGGCCGGGAATGGCGACCGGGATGGCGATCATGGGATTCGGTGGTGGGGCGATGATCGGCTCGCCGCTGGCGGTGGCGCTGATGGAGCGATTCAGGACCCCGACGTCGATGGGGGTGACCGAGACCTTCGTGGTGATGGGGATCGCCTACTTCGTCTTCATGATGTTCGGGGCCTTCACCGTGCGGCTCCCCGCACCGGGGTGGGCGCCGTCCCTTCCGCGGGGCGAGGGGGCGCTCCGGCGCGCGCCGGTTGCGGCTGGCGGTGACGTGCACGTCGATCGCGCGATCCGCACGCCGCAGTTCTGGTTGTTGTGGGCGGTGCTCTGCCTGAACGTCACTGCGGGGATCGGCGTGTTGGGGCAGGCCTCGCCGATGATTCAGGAGATGTTCCCGGGGACAATCGGCGCCGGGGCTGCTGCTGGTTTCGTGGGGCTGTTGTCACTGGCGAACATGGCGGGACGCTTCGCCTGGTCCTCGGCGTCCGACCACCTGGGGCGCAAGCGGACGTACATGATCTACTTCGCCCTCGGCGCGGTGCTGTATGCGAGCGTTCCGGCGACCGGGCGCGCGGGATCGGTCGTCCTCTTCGTCGGCTTCTATGCGGTGATCATGAGCATGTACGGGGGCGGCTTCGCCACCATTCCGGCGTACTTGCGCGACGAGTTCGGGACGATGCACGTGGGGGCGATTCACGGTCGCTTGCTGACCGCGTGGTCGCTGGCGGGGGTGGCCGGGCCGGTGCTCGTGAACTACCTCCGCGAGTACCAGATCGGGCGTGGCGTGGCCCCCCGCGACGCGTACTCGGTCACGATGTACCTGATGGCGGCGCTGCTCGTGCTCGGCTTCGCGGCCAACTGGTTCGTGCGCCCCGTGGGGGCCGAGCATCACTTTGCGCGGGGGGCAGGGCGCGATCCTGTCCCGCTCCGTGAAGGGAGGCACTAAGCGATGGCGCCCGGTGAACGCTGGAAGCTGGTGGCCGCCTGGTTGGTGGTGGGCATCCCCGCCGCGTGGGGGGTGGCGCAGGTCATCGCCAAGTCCATGGCGCTCTTTCGTTAGGCGCGGAGGCGCTACGAACACGCTTGGGTGGCGCGGGATCGGTCGCCGCACGCTGAATGCGTGGCCGAAAACGCCGCGCCCCGCCGCCCGAACGTCCGGGCAGCGGGGCGCGTCCTGACCAACGGCATGGGCCCTCTGGGGCTCGAACCCAGGACCGACGGATTATGAGTCCGCTGCTCTAACCGGCTGAGCTAAGGGCCCGTCTGTGCAACGATACTCGCCGGCTCGCCGCGCCGCAAAGGCGCCCCGTGCGCCCGGTCCTCCTCGCCGCGTCGGCGCCCCGCAGCGCCCGGCGCCGCAGGCCCGCGCTCGACGCTACCCCTCGTTGGCGTGCGCGTCGTACGCCTCGACGATTTCCTCGGGAGTGACGGTCGCCGCCCCCAGCTTCCCGACTTCCACCCCGGCGGCGAAGTTGGCCACCACCGCCGCCTCCATCGGCGTGGCCCCCGCGGCCAGTGCGGTCGCGAGGTAGGCGGTGACGGTGTCGCCCGCCCCCACCACGTCGTAGACCTCGCGCGCGGTGGTCGGAATGCGTTGCACCTGGCCGTCCGGCGAGACGAGCGCCATGCCGCGCTCGCCCAGGGTGAGCAGCAGGTGGCGCGCGCCGAGCCGCTCGAGCGTGGCGGGGAGCGCGCCGGCATCGTCGAGGTGGACCGTCGCGCCTAACGCCGACTCCAGTTCGCGCCGGTTTGGCTTGAAGATCGTCGCCCCGCGATACGCGAAGAAGTTGCGGAACTTGGGGTCGACGACGATGGGGATGTCGCGCGCCAGCGCCCGGGCGATCGCGTGCGCGATCACGTCGGGGACCAGCACGCCCTTGTTGTAGTCCTCGAGCACGAGGGCGTCGGCGGTCGCCAGCACGCGGTCCAGGGCGGCGAGCACCTGCGCGACGTCGTCTCCGCTCAGGTCCCGGTCGTCCTCCTCGTCGAAGCGCACCACCTGCTGGGCGCGGGCGACCAGTCTCGTCTTGGTCGTCGTCGGGCGCTCCACCGGGATCAGGGCGCCGTCCTCCGACCCGATCTCCCGCAGCATCCGCCGCAGGCGCTCTCCGCCCTCGTCGCGCCCCACGGCGGCGACCAGCGTTCCGACCGCCCCGGCCGCGGCGACATTCTGGGCCACGTTGGCCGCCCCGCCAAGGGCGTACTTCCGGTCGCGCACCCGCACAACGGGGACCGGCGCCTCGGGTGAGATGCGCTCGACGTCGCCGCGCAGGTAGACGTCGAGCATCGCATCGCCCACCACGGCAACGTGCCGCCGGCGCATCTGCTCGAGGAGGGTGATCAGGCGCGCACGCGACACGTGCGAGGCCGGCGAGCTGGGACGGGGAGTCGACATGGCGACGGAAGCTAGGAGGACGCGTCCCGCAGGGTCAACCAATGTCGGCGAGATCTCCCCAGCACCCCTGATCGGTTCACGCCCCGATTATCTTCCCTGCGACCAGTCCAACCGGGCCGGCGATTCTCCAACCGGCGCTCGCATGCACTCCTACCAACTCGACGTCATCGTCAGCCGAGGGAACGCGATCGAATCGCGTCACCGGGTGCACGCGGCGGTGTGGGATGCGTCCGCCGGGCTCGTGGGGAGCGCGCGGGATCCCTTTCTCGTCTCGCCGTGGCGTTCCTGCGCCAAGCCGTTCCAGGTCCTGCCGTTTCTCGAGACCGGCGGTTTCGACGAGTTGGTCTGGGGCGATGACGAACTCGCCCTGGCGTGTGCCTCGCACGGCGGTGAACCGGAGCACGTGGCAATTGCCGGTCGCATGCTGCAGACGATTGGCATGGAAGAAGGGGACCTCGCCTGCGGGCCGCACGAACCGCTGTCGCGCCGCGGTGCGCGTATCGTGCGCGAGGCCGGCTACTCTCCGACGCGCCTGCACAACAACTGCTCGGGGAAGCACGCCGCGATGCTCGCTCGGGCGCACGTCTCGGGGTGGTCGACCCACGGCTACGAGCGCGACGGGCATCCGGTGCAAGGCTCGGCCCTGGAATCGGTGGCGCGCTGGACGGGGTCCCCTCGGACAAGATCGAGCGAGCCATCGACGGCTGCGGGGTCGTCGTGTTCGGCCTGCCGTTGGCCAACATGGCGCGCGCCTACGCCATGCTCGCGGCGAGCGCCACACGTGGCGACGAGCTGCCGTCGCGCATCGCCCGCGCGATTCGCACCCGCCCCATGATCTTCGGCGGAACCGATCGGTTCGACAGTACCCTGGTGGAGGAGACGTCGGGGCGCGTCATCGCCAAGATCGGCGCCGAGGGGATCCACTCGGCGGCGCTGCTCGACCTGGGGATCGGGGCGGTGGTGAAGGTCGAGGACGGGTCGATGCGCGCGCAGTTCCCGGCGCTCCTGCGCCTGCTGCAGCTGCATGGCGCGCTCCCCGATCCGTTGCCGGCGCGCCTGCAGGACTTCGCGCGCACGCGCGTGAAGAACACGCGCGGCGAGGTGGTGGGCGAGGTTCGCGTCGTCGACGGATGACGCAATCGGATGGTACGACCGGGAACGGAATGATGACGCCCGGGGCGGGCACGCTGCCTAACGTTGCGGGACTCGACGCCGCGCACGTCGCGATGGTGCGGCTGGCGGCGGCCATCGCCGGGGCCGGCGAGCCGGCCGTGCGCGACGCGCTGGCACAGGCGCTCGAGGCGGTCCCTCACGAGTGGGTGGAGGAAGTGATCCTGCAGTCGTACTTGTTCGCGGGGTTCCCCCGTGCGCTCAATGCCGCGCGCGAATGGCGCCGGTTGTCGGGACGTGCGGCACCGGTCACCGACGAGGGCGAGCGCTTCGACCAGGCGGCGCAGTGGAGCGCGGCGGGGGAGGCAACGTGTCGCGTGGTGTACGGTGCCACCTACGAACGCCTGCGGCACAACATCCGGGCGCTGCACCCGGCGCTGGATGCGTGGATGATCGTCGAGGGTTACGGGAAGGTGCTGTCACGGCCGCAGCTCGACCTGCGGCGCCGCGAACTCTGCATCGTCGCGGCGTGCGCGGCCGCGGGGCAGGACCGTCAGCTGCACGCCCACCTTCACGGGGCGCTCCATGCGGGCGCCAGCGTGGAGGAGGTGACCGGCACGCTGGCCGCCGTCACCGATTACATGGCGCCGGGGAATCCCGCGCGCTACCGCCTACTTCTCGAGCGCGTGGTGCACCAGGATGTTCATTGATCTCGTCGTCGTTCGCGTCGCTGCCGGCACCGGCGGGTCGGGGTGCGTCTCCTTCCGCCGGGAGAAGTTCTACCCGATGGGGGGGCCAGACGGTGGCGACGGAGGGCGCGGGGGCGACGTCATCGTCCGCGCCGATCGCAACCTGGCCACGCTGCTCGACTACACGTATCGCGACCAGTGGATCGCCGAGCGCGGGCAGCACGGCAGCGGGAACAACAAGACCGGGCGCTCCGCCGACAATCTCGTCCTCCCGGTCCCGCCCGGGACCGTCATTCGCGATCACGACTCGGGCGAGCGCGTCGGCGAGGTGGTCGAGCACGGCCAGGAACTCGTCGTCGCCAAGGGGGGACGCGGTGGGAAGGGGAACGCCTTCTTCGCCACCGCCACCCATCAGTCGCCGCGCGAGTGGCAGCCGGGTGAGGAGGGCATCGCCCGCACGCTCGAGTTGGAGCTCAAGCTCATCGCCGACGTCGGGCTGGTAGGAAAGCCCAACGCGGGAAAGTCGACGCTGCTCTCGGTCATCTCGGCGGCCCGCCCGAAGATCGCGGACTACCCGTTCACCACGCTGCAGCCCAATCTCGGCGTCGTGGCCCTGACCGATCATCGCACGTTCGTCGTGGCCGATATCCCGGGGATCATCGAGGGGGCACATGAGGGGAAGGGGCTCGGACTCCAGTTCCTCCGCCACATCGAGCGGACGCGACTCCTCGCCTTCCTGATTCCCATCGACGCCGAGGACTGGCAGGCCGAGTACGATCAGCTCCGTCACGAGGTCGAGCAGTACTCGCCCGAACTGGCGGCCAAGCCGCATTGCGTCGTCTTCACCAAGCACGACTTGCTGGGGGAGGAGTACATCCCCGAGATCGAGACGCCGGGAGCGTTCGGCCGCTACTCGATCAGCGCGGCGGCGCGCCAGGGGCTGGATACGCTCAAGGCCGAGTGGTGGTCGCAGCTGCTCGAGATGCGCAAGGCGAATGAGCGCGCGACGGAGAAGGCGGGCGATGCGGCACCGTCGTCGCTCGACCGCCCGGACGAGGCCGACCACACCGACGCGCATTCCTCTGACGCCGCCGACGACGCTGTCGACGCCTGACGAGCGCGCCGCACGCGCGGCGCCTGACGAGCGCGCCGCCGGGGCGGCGCCCGACGAGCGCGCCGCCGGGGCGGCGCAGGACGAGCGCGTGGCGGCGCTGGCGATCGCCGGCATCGCCGGGCTGGGGCCGGTGCGGATCACGCGGCTCGTCGCCGACGCTGGAGACGTCGCATCGGCGCTCAGCCGGGCCGTGCCCGACGCGCGCGAGCGAGAAGCGCTGCTCGCGCGGGCGCGCGCGGAGCTCGCCGACTTCGCACGGCGCGGCATCGACGTCGTCGGCATTGCCGAGTCGCGCTATCCGGCGCCGGTGCGCGACCTGGAGGATGCGCCCCCGGTCCTGTATGCGTTAGGCGCGCTCGCGCACACGGTGCCACCGGCGGTGGCGCTGGTGGGGTCGCGCCAGGCGACGGCGTATGGGCGGCAGGTGGCGCGTGACTTTGCCCGCCGCCTCGCATCCCGCGGGATCTGTGTGGTCAGCGGGTTGGCGGCGGGGATCGACGCCGAGGCACACGCCGCGGCCCTATCGGCCGGTGGACCAACCGTCGCGGTGCAGGGGACGGGGGTGGACGTTGCGTATCCGCGCAGCAACACCGCCCTGCATGCGCGCATCGCCCGCGAGGGACTCGTGCTCTCCGAGCTCGCACCGGGACGGCCGGCCCATGCCGGCGCCTTTCCTCGACGCAACCGCATCATCGCGGCACTCGCCGACGTGGTGGTCGTCGTGGAGGCCGGGGTGCGCTCGGGGGCGTTGATCACCGCGCAGTTAGGCGGGGAACTCGGACGCACGGTCGCGGCCGTGCCCGGGCCGATCGATGCGGAGGCGTCGCGCGGGGCCAACCAGCTTCTCCGCGACGGTGCGCAGGTCATCGCCTCGTTCGACGATCTGCTCGGACTGCTGGCGCTCACGCGGCGTGGGCGCGAGGGTGCCGCCTTCGCCACGCCAACCGCCGTCGACGACGAGGTGGCGTGCCGGTTGCCGCCCGATGTGCGGCCCGACTCGCCGGAGGGACGCGTGCTCGCCGTCCTTGCCCGCGGCGCGCAGGGCACCGACGACCTCGTGCGCGCGTGCGCCCTCTCGCCGCGCGACGTGGCCACGGCGCTGTGTCATCTCGAGGTGCATGGCGAGATCGCCTTCGACCCCTCCGGCATGGTGCGGATCGTCTCGCGAACGGCAATGGCGGGACGATGAGCGGATTGGTCGATGCACGCGGGGTGACGTTTCGTCACGTGTATGTGCACGTCCCGTTTTGTGCGCGGCGCTGTTCGTATTGCGACTTCTCCATCGCCGTGCGACGCGTTGTCCCGGTCGAGGACTTCGTGCAGGCCCTGGCCGGTGAACTGGCGGCGCGCTTTGGCGAGCCGCCGGCCCTTTCGCATGAACGCACGCGGATCGACACGCTCTACCTGGGTGGAGGGACGCCGTCCCGACTGGGGGGCGACGGGGTCGTCGACGCCATCGCCGCGGTTCGGCGCTACGCAAGCGTCGACGAGTCGACCGAAGTGACGATCGAGGCGAATCCCGAGGATGTCACCGCCGCGATCGTCGCCCAGTGGGTTGGGGCCGGCGTGAACCGTGTCTCGCTCGGCGTGCAGAGCTTCGATCCGCAGGTGCTCGCGTGGATGCACCGCACGCACGACGTGGCGGCGGTGCACGCCGCCGTGGACGCGCTCGCGGCCGGCGGGATCGCCAATTGGTCGCTCGACCTCATCTACGCGCTTCCGGGCGAAGTGCCGCGCGATTGGGCACGCGATCTGGACGCGGCGATCGCGCTCGAGCCTACACATCTCTCGGCGTACGGACTGACCGTGGAGAGTGGAACCCCGCTCGCGCGCTGGCGGGAGCGGGGGGCGATTCATGACGCCGACGAGGAACGGTACGAACGCGACTTCCTGCTGGCGCACGAGCGTCTGGCGGCGGCGGGGTTCGATCACTACGAGGTCTCGAATTGGGGGCGCCCTTCGCTCGAGTCGCGCCACAATTCGTGCTACTGGCGTGGTGTCCCGTATCTCGGCCTCGGACCGGCGGCCCACGGCTTCGACGGCGACACACGGCGATGGAACGAGCGCGAGTACGTGCGCTGGCTGGAGCGAACCCGCACGGGGAGTGACCCGATGGGCGGCTCGGAACAGCTCACGGAGAGCCAGCGCGCGCTCGAGGCGGTCTACGTCGGCCTCCGCACATCACAGGGAGTGATGATCGCCCTGTCGGACGCGCTCGTGGTCGATCGATGGATCGCGGAGGGGTGGGGCTCCGTCGCCGAGGGGCGACTTCGGCTGACCCCGCGCGGCTGGCTTCGTCTCGATGCGCTCGTTGCTGCCTTGACTGAGCATCGAAGTCGTTACTAGGTTTGGACTTATGGCGTCCCCTGAGCTGTCCGACCGCGAGCGGCGGGTCCTCGAAGCGGTAATCCAGAGCTACGTCGAAACGGCGGAGCCTGCAGGGTCGCGCACGATTTCGAAGCGCTTCGGACTCGGCGTGTCTCCGGCGACGATCCGGAACACGATGAGCGACCTCGAGGAAAAGGGGTATCTCTATCACCCGCATACCTCTGCCGGGCGCATCCCGACGGACATCGCCTATCGCCTGTACGTCGACACGCTGATGCGCGCGCAGGTGGTCCCGCGTGCCGACGCCGACCGCATCTCCGAGCACCTGTCGCAGAGCGGGGCGTCGGCGATCGAGGCGATCCTGCGCAAGGCCGCGCAGTCGCTGTCGATCGTTACGCAGGAGTTGGGGGTCGCACTCGGGCCGCGTCTCGACAATGCGGTGCTGCAGCGCCTGGAGCTCATTCGCGTGTCCAACGAGCGCCTGCTCCTCATGCTCACGCTGGGAGGGGGGGCGGTGCGGACGATCTTCGTCGAGGTCGACGGGCAGATCGCCGAGAGCGCGGTCGCCGAGGTGATGGTAGTGCTCAACGAGCGCCTGGCGGGGCTGTCGTTGCGGACGATCCGCGCCACGCTGGGTGAGCGCCTGCGCGACTCGAGCACGACGGCGGGGGTGAGCGAGCTGCTCAACGTCTTCGTGCAGGAAGGGGAGACGCTGTTCGACGTCGCGGGCGCCGGGGATGACGACGGCGTCGTGCTCGGGCAGGCGTCAGTGCTCGCCGAGCAGCCTGAGTTCAGCAGCGGCGACGGGATGCGTCGCCTCCTCGCGCTGACCGAGACGCGCGCGCAACTTGGGCAACTCCTGCGCGGACGTTCGGCGTCGCCCGGGATCTCGATCACGATCGGCAACGAGCATGGCGATCCGCGGCTCGAAAGCTTCACGATCGTAACCGCCGAGTATCGGGTTGGGTCGCTGAACGGTGTGATCGGGGTCATCGGCCCGACGCGCATGCCGTACGACAAGGTGATCGCTTTGGTGCGGCATACGTCGCTCCTGGTCTCCGACATTCTTCACTAGCAGAGCCGAGGCCCATGGCCGATTTCTATACGACGCTCGGCGTCGCGCGTGGCGCGTCCGACGACGAGATCAAGCAGGCCTACCGGAAGCTGGCCACCAAGTGGCATCCGGACCGGAACAACGGCTCGAAGGATGCCGAGGAGAAGTTCAAGGAGATCACCGAGGCGTATGACGTGCTGCGCGATGCCGACAAGCGCGCCGCGTACGATCGTTATGGCGAGGCGGGGCTGCGTGGGGCCGCAGGCGGGGCCAACTACCACCACGTCGACCTCTCCGAGGCGCTCAACATCTTCATGAAGGACTTCGGGGCGTTCTCCGGGCTGGGCGAGTTCTTCCAGCAAGGAGGGCGGCAGCAGCGCGGTGGCCCGCGCACGGGCCAGGACGTGAAGATCACCGTGGAGCTGACGCTGGCCGAGGTGGCCGCCGGCGTGACGAAGACCTTCACCGTCAAGCTGCTCGACGCGTGCGACAAGTGCGCGGGGAGCGGGGCCGAGCCCGGGACCAAGCCGCAGACGTGCCACACCTGCGCGGGGTCGGGCGAGGTGCGTCGGGCACAGCGATCGTTCTTCGGACAGTTTGTCTCGGTCGTCCCGTGCCCGATGTGTTCCGGTGAGGGAGTCGTCGTGACGGCGCCGTGCAAGAAGTGTCGGGGCGAGGGGCGCGTGCGCGGCGAGCACACGATCCCGGTGCAGATCCCGGCCGGTGTGTCGTCGGGGCAGTACATGACGTTGCGCGGGCTCGGCAATGCCGGGCCGCGTGGCGGCGGTCGTGGCGACATCCTCGTCGTGTTCGAGGTGGCTGAGGACCAGCGGTTCGAGCGCGATGGCGAGGACCTGTACACCGAGGTCCTGGTCTCCTATCCGCAGCTGGTGCTTGGCGCCGACGTCGACGTCCCGACGGTGACGGCGACGATGTCGGTGCGCATCCCGGCCGGGACGCAGAGCGGGCACGTCTTGCACCTGCGCGGACGGGGACTGCCGCGCGTGAACTCCTCGGGCGTGGGCGACCTGCACGTGCGGGTGCAGCTCTGGACGCCCGACGGCGTGTCGCGCGAGGAAGAAGAGCTGCTCAAGAAGCTGCAGACGCTCGCGGCGGCGCCGCCGGAGCAGGGGCGCTCGAAGGGGTTCTGGACCAAGATGAAGGAAGCGTTAGGCGCGTGACGTGGACCTCGCTGCGGGTCCATGCCCCTGGGCGGCTGGCGGACGCGTCGACCGCGATGTTCGCCGCCGGTGCGCAGGGGGTGCACGAGGACGGCGCCTCACTGGTCACGCACTTCCCGCCGGAGACGGACATCGCCGCGGTGATCCGGCAGGTGCAAGCGGCCGTCCCCGACGCGGTCTGCGAGACGTCGGCGACCGAGGCCATCGACTGGTCGGTGCACTGGCGCGACAAGCTGCACGCCCAGCAGGTCGGGCGCCTCACGATCGCCCCCACCTGGCAGGCGGATGGGTTGGACCCGGCCACCACCGTCGTGATCGATCCGGGGATGGCCTTCGGCACGGGGGACCATCCGACAACCCGCGGCGCGACGCGCCTCATGCAGGAGGTCGTGCACCCCGGGCTCGTCGTCGCCGACCTGGGCGCCGGGAGCGCGGTACTGTCGATTGCGGCCGCCAAGCTCGGTGCCTCGCGCGTTTTCGCGGTGGAGTACGACGCCGACGCGATCTCGAACGCCGAGGAGAACGTCGAGCGCAACGCCGTCGAGGGCATCGTCCACGTCTTCGAGGGCGATGCGACGGTCTTCCTCCCGCTGGTCGCCCCCGTCGACGTCGTGGTCGCCAACATCATCTCGTCGGTGCTCGTCGAACTGCTCCCCGCGATGCACGCTGCCCTTCGGCCAGGCGGGCACGCGGTGCTGGCGGGGATCCTGCTCGAGGAGAAGGAGTTCATGCTCGAGGCGCTGCACT
Proteins encoded in this window:
- the hrcA gene encoding heat-inducible transcription repressor HrcA, which translates into the protein MASPELSDRERRVLEAVIQSYVETAEPAGSRTISKRFGLGVSPATIRNTMSDLEEKGYLYHPHTSAGRIPTDIAYRLYVDTLMRAQVVPRADADRISEHLSQSGASAIEAILRKAAQSLSIVTQELGVALGPRLDNAVLQRLELIRVSNERLLLMLTLGGGAVRTIFVEVDGQIAESAVAEVMVVLNERLAGLSLRTIRATLGERLRDSSTTAGVSELLNVFVQEGETLFDVAGAGDDDGVVLGQASVLAEQPEFSSGDGMRRLLALTETRAQLGQLLRGRSASPGISITIGNEHGDPRLESFTIVTAEYRVGSLNGVIGVIGPTRMPYDKVIALVRHTSLLVSDILH
- the dprA gene encoding DNA-protecting protein DprA translates to MRHRRRSTARTRPTTPTRIPLTPPTTLSTPDERAARAAPDERAAGAAPDERAAGAAQDERVAALAIAGIAGLGPVRITRLVADAGDVASALSRAVPDAREREALLARARAELADFARRGIDVVGIAESRYPAPVRDLEDAPPVLYALGALAHTVPPAVALVGSRQATAYGRQVARDFARRLASRGICVVSGLAAGIDAEAHAAALSAGGPTVAVQGTGVDVAYPRSNTALHARIAREGLVLSELAPGRPAHAGAFPRRNRIIAALADVVVVVEAGVRSGALITAQLGGELGRTVAAVPGPIDAEASRGANQLLRDGAQVIASFDDLLGLLALTRRGREGAAFATPTAVDDEVACRLPPDVRPDSPEGRVLAVLARGAQGTDDLVRACALSPRDVATALCHLEVHGEIAFDPSGMVRIVSRTAMAGR
- the obgE gene encoding GTPase ObgE, with translation MFIDLVVVRVAAGTGGSGCVSFRREKFYPMGGPDGGDGGRGGDVIVRADRNLATLLDYTYRDQWIAERGQHGSGNNKTGRSADNLVLPVPPGTVIRDHDSGERVGEVVEHGQELVVAKGGRGGKGNAFFATATHQSPREWQPGEEGIARTLELELKLIADVGLVGKPNAGKSTLLSVISAARPKIADYPFTTLQPNLGVVALTDHRTFVVADIPGIIEGAHEGKGLGLQFLRHIERTRLLAFLIPIDAEDWQAEYDQLRHEVEQYSPELAAKPHCVVFTKHDLLGEEYIPEIETPGAFGRYSISAAARQGLDTLKAEWWSQLLEMRKANERATEKAGDAAPSSLDRPDEADHTDAHSSDAADDAVDA
- the hemW gene encoding radical SAM family heme chaperone HemW → MTFRHVYVHVPFCARRCSYCDFSIAVRRVVPVEDFVQALAGELAARFGEPPALSHERTRIDTLYLGGGTPSRLGGDGVVDAIAAVRRYASVDESTEVTIEANPEDVTAAIVAQWVGAGVNRVSLGVQSFDPQVLAWMHRTHDVAAVHAAVDALAAGGIANWSLDLIYALPGEVPRDWARDLDAAIALEPTHLSAYGLTVESGTPLARWRERGAIHDADEERYERDFLLAHERLAAAGFDHYEVSNWGRPSLESRHNSCYWRGVPYLGLGPAAHGFDGDTRRWNEREYVRWLERTRTGSDPMGGSEQLTESQRALEAVYVGLRTSQGVMIALSDALVVDRWIAEGWGSVAEGRLRLTPRGWLRLDALVAALTEHRSRY
- a CDS encoding carboxymuconolactone decarboxylase family protein, producing MTQSDGTTGNGMMTPGAGTLPNVAGLDAAHVAMVRLAAAIAGAGEPAVRDALAQALEAVPHEWVEEVILQSYLFAGFPRALNAAREWRRLSGRAAPVTDEGERFDQAAQWSAAGEATCRVVYGATYERLRHNIRALHPALDAWMIVEGYGKVLSRPQLDLRRRELCIVAACAAAGQDRQLHAHLHGALHAGASVEEVTGTLAAVTDYMAPGNPARYRLLLERVVHQDVH